A window of Mycobacteriales bacterium genomic DNA:
GCGCCCTCCATGCTTGCGAACAGGGCGAAGAAGTCCCTGACCTCCTGGGCATCGTAGGTGGCCACTCGACAGCCGACCTGCGGAATGATGGTGACCAGCCCGTCCGCGGACAGTAGGCGCAGCGCCTCCATGACGGGTTGTTTGCTGACCTCCAACTCGCGGCTCAGCTCCTCAACCGACAGCTTCTGGCCAGCTGTGTACACACCGTCCAGCAACCGGTCCTTGATCTCCTGGTGTGCCAGCTCACCGAGGCGCATTGTGCTGCGCGCGCGTCGCCTGCTGTGCCCCACAGGCAGATCACCGGTACGTCCTTCTGAAACCACCGGGGAAATGTATCCCGACGTGGCCCGCAATCGAGGGTTAGGCAACTGGTCTCCTCTCTTGCGCGTCGTCCCTAAGCCACTTAATGTGCTAGTAGCAGGCTAGCATGCCAGCGTGAGGGATAGATCATGACTGTGCGGTCTGGAGTGCAGTATCTGGAGCGGTTGCAGAAGACGCCGCGAGAGGTGTGGCTGCGGGGCGAGCGAGTGGAGGACGTGACCGCTCATCCCGCGTTCCGAGCCCCGATCCAGCAGATCGCCCGGCTCTACGACATGCAACACGACCCCGCCTACGCCGACGTGTTG
This region includes:
- a CDS encoding 4-hydroxyphenylacetate 3-hydroxylase N-terminal domain-containing protein — protein: MTVRSGVQYLERLQKTPREVWLRGERVEDVTAHPAFRAPIQQIARLYDMQHDPAYADVLTRPGPNGPVGTSFVAPTSYDDLVGRREAFRVWSEATLGLMGR